ACCCATCTTTTTTCAACAAACCAGATGTTCTGTCATCCCAAACAAGCATCAAAACCCTGACACCTTCAAGTGCTTTTTTCTTGAGAAGCTCACCAAGTGTTGTGTCTCCTCCAGGTTTTGGCCTCCTAGAATCCCTCACTAATGTAATCTTAGTATAAACAGACCATCCAGTAATGTAAATTAAGTGCCTTGCATTATTGATTGCATCAAAAACATCCTCCCAACATCTATGAGGCTTGTAACTCTGGCCTCCAGCAAGTGGTATTTTAGGGACAAAATTGTCTGGGACATGGACATCTTGGTACATAGAAACCTTACATCCTTGTCTTAGTGAGAAATAAGTATAAGGAACTCCAGGAAATTTAGGACTTCTAATGCCTAAACCCCAGTTTTTGTCTTTTGAAACATCAAAATAGTGCAGCTTCACATGGATCTTTGAATGTCCATGAATTGGATTTTTATGCTCATCCAAAAGTTCAACCCATCTATCTATTTCTTTGCCATGCAGGACCTCCTCAACAGGCACATATGCTCTTCCAATTAAGGTTGCTCCAATGGGGTTATCATCTTTCACAGTGAATATGATGTCTGCTGCCATGTGGGCACAGTAAATGTGAAAAGACTCATTCCATCTAGGATTTTTATGATCCTTTTCTATAACTCTTGTTCTACCCACTCGTGCCTTCTCTAGATCAATGGTTGCATAAAGTTTAGTAACTCCTTTTCCAAAACCAACCGTCTCCTCAATGTTTTGAACGAGCTGAAACAGAACAAGGGGATATATTAGCAACTGAAGAGTCTTCAATAGTGCACATGGGAAATAAAAGTGGAAGGTAAAAAAGTGAATGCTATCTTTTGAACAGGTTTTCATGTACTGTATGTAGGATCCGTGTATGGTACCTATGGTGGAAGTTTATGCATGGTTTGCAAACACTGTTTTAAAAAATCATGATTTAAGTCTAGAGAGGAAGGAAAATAAGGAAAGAAGGAAACCTTGGTAATAACATTGCCACCACTAGTCTTGAGCTTATCGACCTCATAGATTGTGGCATGGAGAATCCCATGTAGCAGAATTTGCGCCATCACTTACCTACAGGCTACAACCAGAGTTCACATAAATTAAAGTATTTTATTAAGATTAAAATAAAGAACCTTAGAAGAATGGGATAGAGACTAACTTGTGCTAAGTAGGTAGATGAAAACCAGTGGGTGAGTGTGAATGGTAGAGGCTAGACTTTTAAGATAGAAGAAGCAATCATATACTTTCCACTTAGGTGGTGGCTAGGTTAAAGTGTGTGATACAACAACTAATCAAACAATAATAACCATACaaagtgttgttgttgttccatCACAATTCACTGAGGAAAACAAATTTTACTATTAAGGCATAATTGTGTTGGGGGAAAAATAGGAAGGGATCATTTTGTGAGAGTATCAATCTGCTCCCTTCTTTTTCCATTTGAATGTTGAAATCTGATTATCTTATCTCTAACAACCATTCCACTAAATTTTCACCACCTCCACTGTTATGGTGTAAAATGCAATAGGTATGACCTCACATGATGACTCCAACAACTCTAAACCATCATTGGTTAAAATCACTCCACTATTACCATAATTGCGTTAGTTTTTCCTACTCCCATTCATCAAATTTCCTCTTTTTCTTGGTATTTGTATTTTCTTCCTCAGGTTTATTGTGCGTTTCATTGATTGCTCACATCAACATGCTTTTAGAGCATCTCTAaggcaaggttcttagttcttattatgaagttaataattaaaaattaaaaattttaccattggaggtgctgacatggactccttagttcttaaaaataagaactcagttcttatataaggagttttgttttttgagttcttagcttaaaatattaactatttctctctcatccaaattactttattattttatgagttttgttttattactttatgaaaataaaaagtataaataatgtggttggtgagaccaaatgaatagtggtaagaactaagaactaaaaactcatggttggagcaaaattgtttgagagttgcttaaacacatgtggcaatacgggcccacatgaatagtgctaagaactaagaaataagaactagcatcaGAGATGCTCTTATGTGAATGATTGGATGCTCCGTTGTAGTTCCAAGTAATGGGATACACGAATAGATCTAAACCACTTGAGACAAATTTAGGGCGCTAAATGTTCTTACATGGACCTGGAGATCCTAGGGTTTGTGTAGCCGCCATTGTTTAGCTGAATAGAGAACCTGATTTATTATGAACATGGGAAATAAAGGTGCAAGTTAAAAAATTGAATGCTATCTTTTAAACAGGTTTGCATGTACTGTATGTAGGATCCGTGTACGACTTAAGGTGGAAGGTTATGCAATATGCATGAGTTTTATtattacatcgaaaagataaattgcaccattGAAAAATTGATTTCTGAATTTCCCCtaccccaactcatatgtctcatagttcttaccacttgagaTATCATTCGGGACATGCAATGTGCATCGTTTGCAAACACACTCTATTTTGAAAAATCATGATTTAAGTTTAGGGAgggaaagaaggaaaaaaaggaaACCTTGGTAATAACATTGCCACCACTAGTGTTGAGCTTGTCAACCTCATAGATTGTGGCATGGAGAATTCCATGTAGCAGAATTTGCGCCATCAAATCttctttcaaaaaagaaaacacacCTGAAATCAATTATAAAAACCTGAAATCTTTCAATAATAAGATTTGTAAATTTGTTGGTTCCCGGTGACTTGTTAGTTTGAAAAtctcaaaataataataataataataataataataataataataataataataataactgaaTTCGAAACAATCTAaatgaagaaaaatcaaaatcttaTCGAATAATTAGATTAGAATCTCCAAATATCTCGGGGGAATTGCATTGGAAAgtaaataaaatcaaatcaaaaagtaaaatcaggaaacaataaaaaaaaccgAAGGAGAGGAGAATGTGTATAAAAAGGTACAAGAGTGGGCAAAAGGAAACACCGTTTATCATATGCTTGCAATGCAAGCTACCCTTTCAGTTTCACCATTCCTCCTTCATGCTCTGATCCTCAAAACAAAAACCTTTCATCGCTACATCAATTATTCCCTTTAACCTCATCTCCCAAACCTCCATTGCATCAGCAGCACCATTGACGAAACCAAATTTAATCAACAATGAAAAGGATGAAGAACTTCAGTCTCCCTGTGGATATGATGGTAGAGATTCTGTTGAGGTTGCCAATTAAATCTCTCCTGCGTTTCAAATGCGTGTGCAAATCATGGCTCTCCCTCATTTCCGATCCCCAATTCGCTAAATCTCATTTCGACCTAGCCGCCGCACCCACTGATCGTCTTATTATAACATTCCGTGGTTGCATGGAATTTGAGGCGGCATCACCAGACGACCACGACCGTGATCTCGTACATCTCAACTATCCatgtccaccaccaccacctcgcACACGCCCTCGCTATATACTTCAAGTTCCTGTCCGCTCTCACAGTTCTCGTCATCTTCAGGCTATTGGTTATTGCAGAGGGATTATGCTTTTGGGCAATATGTCCGGTGATGCCGTTGTCTGGAATCCCTCAACGGGTACCCATAGGCAGATACCAGTCTCATATGATAAGATTGATCCGTCCCTTCCAAATAAAGGATATAGATACCGCAAAAAAGAGTTATTGCTTGATATTCTACATGGCTTTGGATATGACAAATCAACATATGATTACTTGTTAGTTTTCATTTGACAATCGTATTCGTGCAGGAACATTGCACGGAAATTTTCTGACACAGATAAGAACTCTCATCCTCGGATCCAAGTTTTCTCATTGAAAACCAATGTGCCTTCCTTTATTTATGGTGTTGATTTTGAATATGATCAATATCAAGATCCTTATGATAGGGCTGGGGTGTTCTTCAATCAGTCTCTTCATTGGATGGTTAAATCTAAGGCTACGGGGCTTGTACTTGTTTTTGCCTTTGATCTAATAGATAGAAGTTTATCAGAGATTCATCTATCAGATGATTGTATGAAACTATACCGTGACGATGAACATCATTGTTATTTAAATGTACTAGGAGGATGTCTTGGTCTCCATTTCTTTGAGGGAGATGATGACGATGAGATATGGGTCATGAAAGAATATAAAGTGTCGTCTTCTTGGACTAGATGTTTTCTTATTCCAAACAAGGATGTCAATGGTCCCATATGCTTGACTAAAGATGGTGCACTTCTTGTGGATggatataataaaataatggaATTGAATGAGGATGGAGGCGTGCTCAAGCATCACCTAAATGAGCTGCTTGACATTCATGTTTCAGAATATCGTTATCCGTATAGGGAGAGTTTATTACCACTCCCTTAGTAGAACAAAATATCCCAAGAAGCAAGTGAAGATGACCCGCGGTAAACGTAAAGGCAtaattgtgtgtgtgtgtgtgagagagaggatCAATCTGCTCCCTTTTCCGTTATGGTTTCATTGATTGCTCACATCAACATGGTTTCTGATAGTTCTCTGTGTAGTGGCATTTTTAGTTTTTTGCTTGCTTTTATGTGAATGATTGGATGCTCAGCTGTAGTACAAGTAATTGGATACACGAATAGATCAAGATCACTTGAGACAAATCTAggccataaaaaaattattcatattttttaataGATGAGATCTTTCTCAAGTGGTAGCCGTGTCATTTGAGAGAATCCATTCTCGGGATCCACTATTAGACAATAGGGTTTTGATCCTTTGGAGAAAAGAAGGGTTTGACGATGGACTCTTCACTTTTCAGGATCATATAATAAACCAATGCTTCCAAGCTTGAGTGTGGAGTTTCTCCTTTTTTGTTATCTAACATGCATCCTCGGTGCATACTTGGGTGCCCATAAATTCAAATGAGTGTAGGCTATAGGAGTGAGGTGTACCAATAATGTATGAACACTTAATATGACAAGTGCTGACTAGATCCTTATTTATACTATTTATGTTACGGCCCAGTTGAATTATAGCTTACTAAATATGCCCTCCTactttttaataattatgtatGTAAAATTATGTTTTAGCACTGTTAATATGAAAAAATCATGTATTGAGATTCGGGTGGCTGAACTTCCATCAAATTGGTGGCTTGTTCTCTTTCGTTCTTCCCtgcgtttttgtttttttaaaccGCCAATAAAATGAATGAAATAGAATTAGCAATGAGGGATGCTAATACCAATGTACAAGGAGAAGAGAACAGAGAGAGGGATAGTAAGTCGCTGGGATACAAAGAGCCAAGCTAAACTTAACTTCCCTGGGTATCTTAATTATTGTGATTTGGGGAAATGTTGAAACCCTAATTGTTAGGATTTGGGGAATTCGAATTTGGGGAAATTTTGAAACCTTAATTTGATTGTTGGTGTCTCTATTACTTCAGTTTTGGTAGATAAGATGTCACAATTATGTAGTTTTGTTTCATGCTCTGGTGTCAAAATTCCAGCTTCCTGACCAGGTGTATGTACAAATTCCAGTATGGGTTCTTCCCCAAAAACTGATATGATGAAAACTGGTTCTTAtgcaaaaaaaatgattttggtGAAAACCGGTTTGTATGCTAACATTGGATGCTGAATGAGTTAAATTTTTTCACCTAACATAAAGACTAATTCGAAAAAATAGAAGGTTTTGGGGTTAGTTTATAACTACAATAAATCTAAAGGGTTGATTCAGAGTTTCAAGAAATCCAtactataattaataaataattcataTGTAATTTTTCTATTAGTACATGTCACTCCTGTATTTGACCCATGATTTTTTTGCTTGTACCAGAG
This portion of the Lotus japonicus ecotype B-129 chromosome 3, LjGifu_v1.2 genome encodes:
- the LOC130749766 gene encoding F-box/kelch-repeat protein At3g06240-like; translated protein: MKRMKNFSLPVDMMVEILLRLPIKSLLRFKCVCKSWLSLISDPQFAKSHFDLAAAPTDRLIITFRGCMEFEAASPDDHDRDLVHLNYPCPPPPPRTRPRYILQVPVRSHSSRHLQAIGYCRGIMLLGNMSGDAVVWNPSTGTHRQIPVSYDKIDPSLPNKGYRYRKKENIARKFSDTDKNSHPRIQVFSLKTNVPSFIYGVDFEYDQYQDPYDRAGVFFNQSLHWMVKSKATGLVLVFAFDLIDRSLSEIHLSDDCMKLYRDDEHHCYLNVLGGCLGLHFFEGDDDDEIWVMKEYKVSSSWTRCFLIPNKDVNGPICLTKDGALLVDGYNKIMELNEDGGVLKHHLNELLDIHVSEYRYPYRESLLPLP